A single Alcanivorax borkumensis SK2 DNA region contains:
- a CDS encoding group III truncated hemoglobin produces the protein MTAVGYFRPGESSAKDSELPDLDCRENIDAMVHGFYQRLLNDPVMAPVFLAVAGIDLQQHLPTICQYWYKMLLGEQGYQRHMMAKHRALDDREPLTGEHHERWLGHFMANLDGNFHGPMTDRARLIAQRVMNNLYSQLSARRASGFLEQGNDEVTHE, from the coding sequence ATGACGGCGGTTGGATATTTTCGGCCCGGTGAATCGTCGGCCAAGGATAGTGAGCTGCCGGATCTGGATTGTCGGGAAAATATTGATGCCATGGTCCACGGGTTTTATCAGCGCTTGCTGAATGATCCAGTCATGGCGCCGGTATTTTTGGCGGTGGCGGGTATCGACCTGCAGCAGCACCTGCCGACCATCTGCCAGTACTGGTACAAAATGCTACTCGGTGAACAGGGTTATCAGCGGCACATGATGGCCAAGCATCGGGCGCTGGATGATCGTGAGCCGCTGACCGGGGAGCATCACGAACGGTGGCTGGGGCATTTTATGGCGAACCTGGACGGCAACTTTCACGGGCCGATGACTGACCGTGCTCGCTTGATTGCCCAGCGCGTCATGAATAATCTCTATAGCCAGCTCAGTGCCCGCCGGGCCAGCGGCTTCCTAGAACAGGGGAATGATGAAGTTACCCACGAGTAA
- a CDS encoding EstA family serine hydrolase, whose amino-acid sequence MALRPRVRRLISKHGNPIPRSLDELTLHGDEAPLSKTGMGSEQVEAIWRATRKLYRSGMSPAISLCLRRHGELMLNRSIGYADPQAQRIMTPDTPVCLFSASKVVSAMLLHHLVEQGQISLDDKVTRYLPAYGQNGKGRTTLRHLLTHQAGIPRPQEPLETDILYRPQEIIDILCAAKPSGLNTQAYHAITAGFILGAVVEAVTGESLNATLDRVIRQPMGMKYFTFGKTGEERAVDVSTGVPLKLVDLFLNYAVGGSIDEVVEVTNDDRFQEVIVPAGNLYATAEEASRFFQMLLNNGRYGDQQIFQPETVARALEPAYHRPRFDRTLMLPLNFSSGFMLGNRGMSMFGPGAPEAFGHLGFISIYCWADPQRDLSGALLTTGKGIIGPHLPALLGLQHTINRHTRLRRA is encoded by the coding sequence ATGGCCCTTCGCCCGCGTGTACGCCGCCTGATCAGTAAGCATGGCAACCCTATTCCCCGCAGCCTTGATGAACTAACCCTGCACGGTGATGAAGCGCCACTGAGCAAAACGGGCATGGGCTCCGAACAGGTTGAGGCTATCTGGCGTGCCACCCGCAAACTGTATCGCAGCGGCATGAGCCCAGCGATCAGCCTGTGCCTGCGTCGCCACGGCGAGCTCATGCTTAATCGCAGCATCGGCTATGCAGACCCACAGGCGCAACGCATCATGACACCAGATACTCCCGTGTGCCTGTTCTCTGCCTCCAAGGTGGTTAGCGCTATGCTGCTGCACCATCTAGTAGAACAGGGCCAGATCAGTCTAGATGATAAGGTAACCCGCTATCTGCCCGCCTACGGCCAGAACGGCAAGGGCCGGACAACCCTGCGCCATCTGCTTACCCATCAAGCCGGCATTCCACGCCCCCAAGAGCCGCTGGAAACAGACATCCTCTACCGGCCGCAGGAAATAATCGACATTCTCTGTGCCGCCAAGCCCAGCGGCCTCAATACGCAGGCTTACCATGCCATTACCGCAGGCTTCATTCTTGGCGCCGTGGTTGAAGCGGTAACCGGCGAATCCCTGAATGCCACCCTGGACCGGGTCATCCGCCAACCCATGGGAATGAAATACTTTACCTTCGGCAAGACCGGCGAAGAACGTGCGGTAGATGTATCCACTGGGGTGCCGTTGAAACTGGTCGATCTGTTTCTCAATTATGCTGTGGGCGGCAGCATTGATGAAGTGGTGGAGGTCACCAACGATGATCGTTTTCAAGAGGTGATCGTGCCCGCAGGCAACCTCTACGCCACCGCAGAAGAGGCCAGCCGTTTTTTCCAGATGTTGCTCAACAATGGCCGCTATGGTGACCAACAGATCTTCCAGCCAGAAACCGTTGCCCGTGCACTGGAGCCTGCCTACCACCGGCCTCGCTTCGACCGCACCCTGATGCTGCCACTGAATTTCTCCAGCGGCTTCATGCTCGGCAACCGGGGCATGAGCATGTTCGGGCCCGGTGCCCCGGAAGCCTTCGGGCATTTGGGCTTTATCAGCATCTACTGTTGGGCCGATCCACAACGCGATCTAAGCGGCGCCCTGCTGACCACCGGCAAAGGGATAATCGGCCCCCACTTGCCCGCCCTGCTCGGCTTACAGCACACCATCAACCGGCATACTCGGCTGCGCCGAGCCTGA
- a CDS encoding DUF962 domain-containing protein has product METIKQSNFQSFAEFYPYYLQEHGNPTCRRLHFFGTLGLFGVLAGVLMTGNLWGLLLLPIVGYGFAWVGHYVFEKNRPATFKHPWYSLAGDFVMFKDILTGRIEW; this is encoded by the coding sequence ATGGAGACCATCAAGCAATCCAATTTTCAGAGCTTTGCGGAGTTTTATCCCTATTACCTGCAGGAGCATGGCAACCCTACCTGCCGCCGGCTGCACTTTTTCGGCACCCTGGGGCTGTTCGGTGTGCTGGCCGGTGTGTTGATGACCGGCAACCTGTGGGGGCTATTGCTGTTACCGATAGTGGGCTATGGCTTTGCTTGGGTGGGACATTATGTTTTTGAAAAAAACCGCCCAGCCACGTTCAAGCACCCTTGGTACAGCCTTGCGGGTGATTTCGTCATGTTCAAAGATATTCTCACCGGGCGGATTGAGTGGTAG
- a CDS encoding BCCT family transporter, which produces MKINYETDYDVGQDNVQVMGMDMHNPVFFISALLILTFVIGTLIFPEQANALLNGSKGWVIEHFDWLFMVSGNVFVLFCVMLAVLPLGKIRLGGQNAKPEFSTLSWFAMLFAAGMGIGLMFWSVAEPVAYLNGQWYGTPLAVEAGSEEARHMAMGATMYHWGLHPWAIYAVVALSLAFFSYNKGMPLTIRSAFYPLLGERCWGWPGHIIDILAVLATIFGLATSLGLGAQQASGGLHFLFDTPNAINVQIGIIVGVTAVAVLSVIRGLDGGVKVLSNINMSLAVFLLLFVIIAGPTALILTGFGTTAVDYISNIIPLSTWFGREDGEWMHGWTVFYWAWWISWSPFVGMFIARISKGRTVREFIVAVLLVPTVITIIWMTAFGATGLEQSINGVGELANGVGDASLAMFQMLAHLPWTGIISFLGIALVLVFFVTSSDSGSLVIDSITAGGKLDAPVPQRIFWAVMEGVIAGVLLYGGGKEALKALQSGAVTTGLPFTIVLLFMCVSLFMALSAERKRLKLA; this is translated from the coding sequence ATGAAAATTAATTACGAGACCGACTATGACGTCGGCCAAGATAACGTGCAGGTCATGGGAATGGACATGCACAATCCTGTCTTCTTTATCAGTGCATTACTGATTCTTACTTTTGTGATTGGCACATTAATTTTCCCTGAACAAGCTAACGCTTTGCTAAATGGCTCCAAAGGCTGGGTTATTGAGCACTTTGACTGGTTATTCATGGTGAGCGGGAATGTCTTCGTTTTATTTTGCGTGATGTTGGCGGTACTGCCGTTGGGGAAAATTCGCCTCGGTGGGCAAAATGCCAAGCCGGAATTCTCTACTCTGTCCTGGTTTGCCATGTTGTTCGCAGCAGGGATGGGCATTGGCCTGATGTTCTGGAGCGTGGCGGAACCGGTAGCCTATCTTAATGGGCAATGGTACGGCACGCCGTTGGCGGTGGAAGCCGGCTCAGAAGAGGCCCGGCATATGGCGATGGGCGCTACCATGTACCATTGGGGTCTGCACCCTTGGGCAATTTACGCTGTAGTGGCATTGTCGCTGGCCTTTTTCTCCTACAATAAAGGAATGCCGCTGACTATCCGATCGGCTTTTTACCCCTTGCTGGGTGAGCGCTGCTGGGGCTGGCCGGGGCATATCATCGATATTCTTGCTGTGCTGGCGACGATCTTTGGTCTGGCCACGTCACTGGGGCTGGGTGCTCAACAGGCTTCCGGTGGCTTGCACTTCCTGTTTGACACGCCCAACGCCATTAACGTACAGATCGGCATCATTGTCGGTGTTACCGCTGTTGCGGTGCTATCGGTGATCCGTGGCTTGGATGGTGGTGTGAAAGTGCTCAGTAATATCAACATGAGCCTGGCCGTTTTCCTTCTGCTATTTGTGATTATCGCGGGTCCCACCGCGTTGATTCTCACGGGTTTTGGCACCACGGCGGTGGATTACATCAGTAATATTATTCCTCTGAGTACTTGGTTTGGCCGTGAAGACGGGGAATGGATGCACGGCTGGACCGTCTTCTACTGGGCGTGGTGGATTTCCTGGTCGCCGTTTGTGGGGATGTTTATTGCGCGTATTTCCAAAGGCCGTACCGTGCGAGAATTCATTGTGGCAGTGTTGCTGGTTCCCACAGTGATCACCATTATCTGGATGACCGCGTTCGGTGCCACTGGGCTGGAGCAATCCATCAATGGCGTGGGTGAATTGGCAAATGGGGTGGGTGATGCCTCCCTGGCCATGTTCCAGATGCTGGCTCACTTGCCGTGGACGGGGATTATTTCCTTCTTGGGTATTGCGCTGGTGCTAGTGTTCTTCGTGACTTCGTCTGATTCGGGGTCTCTGGTGATTGATTCAATTACCGCTGGCGGCAAGCTCGATGCCCCGGTTCCTCAGCGTATTTTCTGGGCTGTAATGGAAGGGGTGATCGCTGGCGTGTTGCTGTACGGTGGCGGTAAAGAAGCGCTCAAGGCTCTGCAATCCGGTGCGGTCACTACGGGCCTGCCGTTTACCATTGTATTGTTGTTTATGTGTGTGAGCCTGTTTATGGCCTTATCGGCAGAACGTAAGCGCCTGAAACTGGCTTGA
- a CDS encoding DoxX family protein: MDFKSGSRWSLKIVNNPDIGKLILRLSLGLMLLLHGVHKLHAGVGWIFAMLAQHDLPGVLAYGVFIGEVIAPVMIIMGYQTRIGAGLIVTNMLVALVLAHMGELFSLNNTGGWAIELQAFYLFTAAALVFLGAGKYAMKN, from the coding sequence ATGGATTTTAAAAGCGGTAGTCGATGGAGCCTGAAAATAGTGAATAATCCAGATATAGGAAAGCTAATTTTACGCCTGTCTTTAGGGCTAATGCTGCTGTTGCATGGTGTCCATAAGCTTCATGCTGGCGTGGGCTGGATTTTCGCTATGTTAGCGCAGCATGATCTCCCTGGGGTTTTGGCCTATGGGGTATTCATTGGCGAGGTGATCGCGCCAGTGATGATCATTATGGGTTATCAGACACGCATTGGCGCCGGCTTGATTGTCACCAACATGCTGGTCGCTCTGGTATTAGCGCATATGGGAGAGCTTTTCAGCCTGAATAATACTGGTGGCTGGGCGATTGAACTGCAGGCGTTCTATTTGTTCACCGCGGCGGCGTTAGTATTCTTGGGGGCAGGAAAGTACGCGATGAAAAACTGA
- the trmH gene encoding tRNA (guanosine(18)-2'-O)-methyltransferase TrmH: MTPERYRRICDTLDRRQPDLTVIMDGVHKPHNIAAIVRTCDAVGILDVHAVLPKNRARMAAGTAMGSQRWVQVHKRDESTDVIRELQGQGVQVLAAHLSDDAIEYRQVDYTRPTALLLGTEKFGVSDEVASAVDQNVTIPMMGMVESFNVSVAAAIILSEACEQRRAKGFYDQPRVAAARYHELLFRWGYARIARLCDAHGVPYPELDEEGQVKDSAALTALLQKTQTEA; the protein is encoded by the coding sequence ATGACCCCGGAACGTTACCGTCGCATTTGCGATACCCTGGACCGCCGCCAGCCTGATCTGACTGTCATTATGGACGGTGTTCACAAACCCCATAATATCGCCGCCATTGTGCGCACCTGCGACGCGGTGGGCATTCTTGATGTACATGCGGTGCTGCCTAAAAATCGTGCCCGCATGGCTGCAGGGACGGCCATGGGTTCCCAGCGTTGGGTGCAGGTGCACAAACGCGATGAAAGCACCGACGTGATCCGTGAATTGCAGGGGCAGGGGGTACAGGTGCTGGCGGCACACCTGTCGGATGACGCTATTGAGTATCGGCAGGTAGATTACACCCGTCCCACTGCACTGCTGTTGGGGACTGAAAAGTTTGGCGTCAGCGATGAGGTGGCCAGCGCGGTGGATCAGAATGTAACCATTCCCATGATGGGTATGGTGGAGTCATTTAACGTGAGTGTGGCGGCGGCGATCATTCTTTCCGAGGCCTGCGAGCAGCGCCGTGCCAAGGGCTTTTATGACCAGCCTCGGGTGGCCGCGGCCCGCTATCATGAGCTGTTGTTCCGCTGGGGCTATGCCCGTATTGCCCGCTTGTGCGATGCCCACGGCGTGCCGTATCCGGAGCTGGATGAAGAAGGGCAGGTGAAAGACAGTGCCGCGCTTACGGCGCTGTTGCAGAAGACTCAGACGGAGGCGTAG
- the thrC gene encoding threonine synthase, with protein sequence MPFRDRYTGLINRYRDHLPVNDDTPIISLGEGNTPLIRLKNIPKLLGKDVDIYVKYEGLNPTGSFKDRGMTMAVTKAVEEGSNAIICASTGNTSAAAAAYAARAGITAFVLIPEGKIAMGKLAQAMMYGAVIMQIRGNFDQGMELVKQVADKAPVTIVNSVNPYRLQGQKSAAFEIVEELGRAPDYHCLPVGNAGNITAHWMGYSEYHKSGIVNAAPKMVGYQAEGSAPFMRGERVEDPETVATAIRIGNPQSWDKAWKLQEESKGWFDELSDHEILTAQKLLAEKEGIFCEPASAASIGGAMRDIQSGKIPEGSTIVCTLTGNGLKDPDTAIAQCQDSRMVTIDADLDAVKGAILSNMS encoded by the coding sequence ATGCCTTTTCGTGACCGTTACACCGGCTTGATCAACCGCTACCGTGACCACCTGCCGGTGAATGATGACACGCCGATCATCAGCTTGGGTGAGGGGAATACCCCGCTAATTCGCCTGAAGAATATTCCCAAGTTGTTGGGCAAGGACGTGGATATCTACGTCAAATACGAAGGTCTTAATCCCACGGGATCTTTTAAGGACCGTGGTATGACCATGGCGGTGACCAAGGCCGTGGAAGAGGGCAGTAATGCCATCATCTGTGCTTCCACCGGGAACACTTCTGCAGCCGCTGCAGCCTATGCAGCTCGTGCGGGCATTACTGCTTTCGTACTGATTCCGGAAGGCAAGATTGCCATGGGCAAGCTGGCTCAGGCGATGATGTATGGTGCCGTGATCATGCAGATCCGTGGCAATTTCGATCAGGGTATGGAGTTGGTTAAACAGGTGGCTGACAAGGCGCCGGTGACCATCGTGAACTCGGTAAACCCGTATCGTCTGCAAGGCCAGAAGTCTGCTGCCTTCGAAATTGTGGAAGAACTGGGGCGCGCGCCAGACTACCACTGCCTGCCTGTGGGCAATGCAGGTAATATTACTGCACATTGGATGGGCTACAGCGAATACCACAAATCAGGCATCGTAAATGCGGCGCCGAAGATGGTTGGTTATCAGGCTGAAGGTTCTGCGCCCTTTATGCGTGGCGAGCGGGTTGAGGATCCGGAAACGGTAGCAACCGCTATTCGTATCGGTAACCCGCAGTCCTGGGACAAGGCCTGGAAGCTACAGGAAGAGTCTAAAGGTTGGTTCGACGAGCTGAGTGATCACGAGATTTTGACGGCACAGAAATTGCTGGCAGAAAAAGAAGGCATTTTCTGTGAGCCTGCTTCCGCCGCGTCAATCGGTGGTGCCATGCGAGATATTCAATCTGGCAAGATTCCGGAAGGCTCTACCATCGTTTGCACGTTGACAGGCAATGGTTTGAAAGACCCTGACACGGCCATTGCTCAGTGTCAGGACAGTCGCATGGTGACCATTGATGCGGATCTGGATGCGGTGAAAGGCGCAATTCTGTCAAACATGTCTTAA
- a CDS encoding thioredoxin family protein: protein MTYVREYEDESITREQLDESAGLRVIEFGANWCGYCIAAQPDIEAALAEHPELKHEKIADGPGRPLGRSFRVKLWPTLIAIRDGEEINRVVRPESADQVRQLFL from the coding sequence ATGACGTATGTGCGTGAGTATGAGGATGAGAGCATTACCCGCGAGCAGCTGGATGAGAGTGCCGGGCTGAGGGTTATTGAGTTTGGCGCCAATTGGTGTGGCTACTGCATTGCCGCACAACCGGATATCGAAGCGGCGCTAGCGGAACACCCTGAGCTCAAGCATGAAAAGATAGCAGACGGGCCGGGTAGGCCCCTGGGCCGCAGTTTCCGTGTGAAGTTATGGCCAACATTGATAGCGATTCGTGATGGTGAGGAAATAAACCGGGTGGTGCGGCCAGAGAGTGCTGATCAGGTTCGCCAACTTTTCTTGTAG
- a CDS encoding DegQ family serine endoprotease — translation MKNKPSLSLVCVLMLLYLAFSPVHAALPAVTAEGDALPSLAPMLEKTSPAVVNIAIETRVRAARNPLMDDPFFRRFFNIPEQQRPAERRAVSAGSGVIVDAREGYVLTNAHVVKNADNIEVTLTDGRELSAELVGVDDEVDLAVLKLEDAERLTQIAIADSTGLRVGDFVVAIGNPFGLGQTVTSGIVSALGRTGLGIEGYESFIQTDASINPGNSGGALVNLNGELVGINTAILAPAGGNVGIGFAIPTEMAENVMQQLIEHGEVRRGMLGVTIQDLTAELAEAFGVERQRGVVITQVVEDSAAEKAGLKSGDVVTAVDGRPVNRAADLRNKVGMAPVGEKVTLSILREGNKRNITAVISELSRETAGGEVVSKFLEGANLRDLRKGELQHADTGVLVDEVERGSPAWRAGLRKGDVIINVNRQDVETMDGLRKAVDDKEAALLLRVNRNGGVFFVVVR, via the coding sequence ATGAAAAATAAGCCGAGTCTTTCTCTTGTCTGTGTGCTGATGTTGTTATACCTGGCCTTTTCCCCGGTTCATGCGGCCTTGCCTGCCGTCACCGCTGAAGGCGATGCGCTTCCCTCTCTGGCCCCCATGCTGGAGAAAACCTCCCCGGCGGTGGTCAATATCGCTATCGAAACCCGGGTGAGGGCAGCGCGAAACCCATTAATGGATGACCCTTTCTTTCGCCGGTTCTTCAATATACCGGAACAACAGCGGCCTGCAGAGCGCCGTGCGGTTAGTGCCGGCTCCGGGGTCATTGTGGATGCTAGAGAAGGTTATGTGCTGACCAATGCCCATGTGGTTAAGAATGCTGACAACATTGAAGTCACTCTCACTGATGGACGTGAACTGTCGGCGGAGCTGGTGGGAGTGGATGATGAAGTGGATCTTGCCGTACTTAAACTCGAAGATGCGGAGCGCCTGACTCAGATTGCGATTGCTGATTCCACAGGCTTGCGGGTGGGTGATTTTGTGGTGGCCATCGGCAACCCCTTTGGGCTTGGGCAAACGGTGACCAGCGGTATCGTGTCTGCACTGGGGCGTACTGGTCTTGGCATTGAAGGGTACGAGAGCTTTATTCAGACCGATGCCTCCATTAATCCTGGGAACTCTGGTGGGGCGCTGGTTAATCTGAACGGCGAGTTGGTCGGTATAAATACCGCCATTTTGGCCCCAGCCGGCGGTAATGTGGGCATCGGTTTTGCCATCCCCACGGAGATGGCCGAAAACGTGATGCAGCAGTTGATTGAACACGGTGAAGTACGCCGTGGCATGCTTGGTGTCACCATTCAGGACTTAACGGCTGAATTGGCTGAAGCCTTTGGTGTAGAGCGCCAGCGTGGTGTAGTCATTACTCAAGTGGTTGAAGATAGTGCGGCAGAGAAAGCGGGTTTGAAAAGTGGTGACGTCGTTACTGCCGTGGACGGCCGCCCGGTAAACCGAGCCGCGGACCTGCGCAATAAAGTGGGTATGGCTCCGGTGGGCGAGAAGGTCACTCTCAGTATCCTCCGTGAGGGTAACAAGAGAAATATTACTGCTGTGATTAGCGAGTTATCGCGGGAAACCGCAGGTGGTGAGGTGGTTTCCAAATTCCTGGAAGGTGCCAATCTGCGCGACTTGAGAAAAGGCGAATTGCAACATGCCGACACGGGCGTGCTGGTGGACGAAGTAGAACGAGGCTCTCCCGCCTGGCGTGCCGGGTTGCGTAAAGGTGATGTGATCATCAACGTGAATCGACAGGATGTTGAAACCATGGACGGATTACGTAAAGCGGTGGACGATAAAGAAGCTGCCCTGTTGTTGCGGGTTAACCGCAATGGTGGCGTTTTCTTTGTGGTAGTGCGCTAA
- a CDS encoding CaiB/BaiF CoA transferase family protein — protein MSDTPSRRLPLDGVRVIELGQLLAGPFTGTLLAYFGADVVKVEPPGGDPIRGWRKLDENGTSFWWRSLGRNKKSVTLDLKTDQGKALARRLMVGADVVIENFRPGTMENWGLGPDSFATDNPGLIYTRISGYGQTGPYANKPGYASVCEGIGGLRYVNGFPGERPVRPNLSLGDTIAGLHAALGILLALFERQNSARGQVVDIALYESVFNLLEGVIPEFDGAGVIREPAGSTVTGIVPTNTYRCADRKFVVIGGNGDSIFKRLMAAAGRPDMAEDPAMANNAGRVEHEEAIDAALDSWCRSLPSDDILAILAEARVPSGPIYSVADMMEDPHFQARGLFQQVEINGKPLKVPAITPRLADTPGKTRWPGGEVGSHNHSVLRDELGLSDAEFAELQAQGIIG, from the coding sequence ATGTCTGACACTCCATCCCGCCGCCTGCCTTTAGACGGCGTGCGCGTTATCGAACTGGGACAACTGCTGGCCGGGCCGTTTACCGGCACTCTGCTGGCTTACTTCGGCGCCGATGTGGTGAAAGTGGAGCCGCCCGGTGGTGACCCGATTCGCGGCTGGCGCAAACTGGACGAGAATGGCACCTCGTTCTGGTGGCGCAGCCTGGGGCGCAACAAGAAGTCGGTGACCCTGGATTTGAAAACCGACCAAGGCAAAGCACTGGCCCGTCGATTGATGGTGGGCGCCGATGTGGTGATCGAAAACTTCCGCCCCGGCACCATGGAAAACTGGGGATTGGGCCCGGACAGTTTTGCCACCGATAACCCCGGGTTAATCTATACCCGTATTTCCGGCTACGGACAGACCGGCCCCTACGCCAACAAACCCGGCTACGCCTCGGTGTGCGAAGGCATCGGAGGGCTGCGCTATGTGAATGGTTTCCCCGGCGAGCGCCCGGTGCGCCCCAACCTGTCGCTGGGTGACACCATTGCCGGTCTGCACGCAGCCCTTGGCATCCTGCTCGCCCTGTTCGAGCGCCAAAACAGTGCGCGTGGCCAAGTCGTGGACATCGCCCTGTACGAATCCGTGTTCAACCTACTGGAAGGCGTGATTCCCGAATTCGATGGAGCCGGCGTGATTCGTGAACCCGCAGGCTCCACGGTCACCGGCATTGTGCCCACTAACACCTACCGCTGTGCCGATCGCAAATTCGTGGTGATTGGTGGCAATGGCGATTCTATTTTCAAGCGTTTGATGGCCGCTGCGGGCCGGCCAGATATGGCCGAAGACCCGGCCATGGCCAACAATGCCGGCCGCGTTGAGCATGAAGAGGCCATTGATGCAGCATTGGACAGCTGGTGTCGCAGCCTGCCCAGCGACGACATTCTCGCCATCCTCGCCGAGGCCCGAGTGCCTTCCGGCCCCATCTATTCTGTAGCCGACATGATGGAGGACCCTCACTTTCAAGCCCGCGGCCTGTTCCAGCAGGTAGAGATCAACGGTAAACCCTTAAAAGTTCCGGCGATCACCCCGCGATTAGCTGACACCCCCGGCAAAACCCGTTGGCCAGGCGGAGAGGTGGGCAGCCATAACCACAGCGTACTCCGTGATGAACTAGGCCTAAGCGACGCGGAATTTGCTGAGCTACAGGCCCAGGGAATCATTGGCTAA
- a CDS encoding synaptic vesicle VAT-1 family membrane protein, producing MPTLTAWETPKAGSLARLTQKTMPLPTLPLGQLRIGVHAVGLNFADIFALTGLYSATPQGAFTPGLEFSGTVIDAGAHNKATDSLFKVGDRVMGVTRFGGYCSVIDSEPDYLMPLPHHWDFPQGAAFPAQTLTAWYALTTLGNLQPDHNVLIHSAAGGVGLQAMKLTQALGATPVGTVGNPNKARILQDMGFSDVLVRQRDFSRQLTESGHRFDLVLDAIGGTVQQASFAALNPMGRLVVFGAAEFTPTGNRPNYLKAAWRYLRRPRYDVMDMISNNRSVMAFNLIWLWEQKTIMQTLLRELQAIDLPPPHVGHRFAFDDAHAALALLQSGQSVGKVVLEVPQ from the coding sequence ATGCCCACGCTAACGGCCTGGGAAACCCCCAAAGCGGGTAGCCTTGCCAGACTGACCCAAAAAACAATGCCTCTACCGACATTACCGCTCGGGCAGCTACGCATAGGCGTCCATGCAGTAGGCCTGAATTTTGCCGACATTTTCGCTCTCACCGGACTGTATTCCGCAACGCCACAAGGCGCGTTCACCCCAGGGCTGGAATTTTCCGGCACGGTCATCGATGCTGGGGCTCACAACAAAGCGACTGACAGTCTGTTTAAGGTGGGCGACCGGGTAATGGGCGTGACCCGCTTCGGCGGTTATTGCTCCGTGATTGATAGCGAACCTGATTATTTGATGCCACTGCCCCACCACTGGGATTTTCCTCAGGGCGCGGCTTTCCCCGCCCAGACACTCACCGCCTGGTATGCACTGACGACCTTGGGCAACCTCCAACCCGACCACAACGTCCTGATTCACAGCGCCGCTGGCGGTGTCGGTTTGCAAGCCATGAAGCTGACGCAAGCGCTGGGCGCCACCCCCGTGGGTACTGTGGGTAATCCAAACAAAGCACGAATACTGCAAGACATGGGTTTTAGCGATGTGTTGGTACGGCAACGGGATTTTTCACGGCAACTGACAGAAAGCGGCCACCGTTTTGATCTAGTACTCGATGCCATAGGCGGCACCGTCCAGCAAGCCAGCTTTGCAGCACTCAATCCCATGGGCCGTCTGGTGGTTTTCGGCGCCGCCGAATTCACACCGACCGGCAACCGCCCTAATTATCTTAAAGCCGCCTGGCGTTACCTACGCCGCCCTCGCTATGACGTCATGGACATGATCAGCAACAACCGATCGGTAATGGCTTTTAACCTGATCTGGCTATGGGAACAAAAAACCATCATGCAGACCTTGCTACGCGAACTACAAGCCATTGATTTACCCCCACCTCACGTTGGCCACCGCTTCGCCTTCGACGATGCCCATGCCGCCTTAGCACTACTGCAATCGGGTCAATCCGTGGGCAAGGTGGTTCTTGAAGTGCCTCAATAG
- a CDS encoding class I SAM-dependent methyltransferase: protein MPIEQERVGLKALHERLHRVLPTVSLSCQPLPQTPALRLWLLDELFPEQALAPEIVNAIMEEPPYWSFCWASGQVLARYLLDNPSCVAGRCVVDVGPGSGVVAIAAAMAGARKVIACDLDEDALTATAMNARENGVDVSLSNDLSAALQEADLTTAADILYDRDNLPLLAQLQLASAVLLADSRVPDLNPPGYRLLGEWESCTWPDLGESQEYNHVRLFASEP, encoded by the coding sequence ATGCCAATAGAACAGGAAAGAGTAGGGCTTAAGGCCCTGCATGAACGGCTGCATCGTGTGCTGCCGACGGTGTCTTTGTCGTGCCAGCCTTTGCCGCAAACACCGGCCCTGCGCCTGTGGTTGCTCGATGAGTTGTTCCCTGAGCAAGCTCTGGCTCCAGAGATTGTTAATGCAATTATGGAAGAGCCCCCGTATTGGTCGTTCTGCTGGGCTTCGGGCCAGGTACTGGCGCGATATCTACTGGATAACCCCAGTTGTGTAGCTGGACGCTGTGTGGTGGACGTCGGCCCGGGTTCAGGGGTGGTTGCGATTGCCGCCGCCATGGCTGGGGCGCGTAAGGTGATTGCCTGTGATTTGGATGAGGATGCGCTCACTGCCACGGCCATGAACGCCCGGGAAAACGGTGTTGATGTGAGCTTGAGTAATGATCTCAGTGCGGCCCTACAAGAAGCAGATTTAACCACCGCCGCTGATATCCTTTATGACCGAGATAATCTGCCGTTACTGGCCCAGTTGCAGTTGGCCAGTGCGGTGCTGTTGGCGGACTCTCGGGTGCCAGACCTGAACCCGCCAGGTTACCGTTTACTAGGAGAATGGGAATCTTGTACTTGGCCGGACTTAGGGGAATCGCAAGAGTATAACCACGTTCGTCTGTTTGCTTCGGAACCGTAG